One segment of Solanum lycopersicum chromosome 1, SLM_r2.1 DNA contains the following:
- the LOC109119611 gene encoding uncharacterized protein — translation MAGAYPTSFSPTTTKFPGPYNPRPRANYTREQGQKENFTPIGESYTSLLRKLIQLRLVEPVNPYVVNPNARGFDQTIICEYHVNAPGHSIENCWTLKRVIEKLIEDKVIEVRNEEAPNVANNPLPAHNNERVVGMVGIFEDYEQTSRTKVESNVLREESSMVLEPIQRAPIIVKGARSNSGNSRKLVLYVSESIKRGDVQLNGPKCYIPGKFSTFDQNQKGMKDPVVIQIAAQLPITNTKAVLWNYNKVVVTHKGKEIVEETNETRGLTRSGRCYAPEELRRDKQIKENHMPMKKPLTEKDAEEFMKKMKAQDYSVIDQLRKTPAQISLLSLLIHSKEHREVLTRILNEAHISENITVGHLENMVNQIFEVNRITFTDDELPLEGSGHNRALHLTVKCEEHYVKRVMVDGGSSVDICPLSTLQTEFGITFQVIDMDTSYNLLLGRPWIHMAKALPSTLHQVVKFEHDKQEIIVHVEDDLPITRDP, via the exons ATGGCGGGGGCCTACCCCACAAGTTTCTCGCccacaacaacaaaatttcCAGGCCCATATAATCCACGTCCCCGAGCAAACTATACGAGAGAACAAggtcaaaaagaaaatttcaccCCAATTGGGGAATCGTATACGAGTTTGTTACGAAAATTGATACAATTGAGACTGGTTGAACCTGTCAATCCGTACGTTGTCAATCCAAATGCAAGAGGATTTGATCAAACTATTATATGCGAGTATCACGTCAACGCTCCAGGTCATAGCATAGAGAATTGTTGGACCCTAAAAAGAGTCATTGAGAAGTTAATTGAGGATAAGGTAATCGAGGTACGCAATGAGGAAGCACCAAATGTCGCCAATAACCCACTCCCTGCTCATAATAATGAGCGTGTTGTGGGGATggttggcatttttgaagattATGAGCAAACAAGTAGAACAAAAGTGGAAAGCAATGTTTTAAGAGAAGAGTCTAGTATGGTTTTAGAACCCATACAAAGGGCACCGATAATTGTTAAAGGTGCACGTTCGAATTCTGGGAACTCGAGGAAGCTAGTGTTGTATGTCTCTGAGTCTATAAAAAGAGGAGACGTACAGTTGAATGGACCAAAATGCTACATTCCTGGTAAATTTTCAACGTttgatcaaaatcaaaaagGTATGAAAGATCCAGTTGTGATACAAATTGCAGCACAACTTCCTATCACAAACACCAAGGCCGTTCTGTGGAACTACAACAAAGTCGTCGTTACTCACAAGGGAAAAGAGATTGTCGAAGAAACAAATGAAACAAGAGGCTTGACTCGTTCCGGAAGATGTTATGCTCCGGAAGAATTAAGGAGGGACaaacaaatcaaagaaaatcACATGCCGATGAAAAAACCACTCACTGAGAAAGATGCTGAAGAGTTTATGAAAAAGATGAAAGCTCAGGATTATTCTGTTATAGATCAGTTGAGGAAAACGCCTGCTCAAATCTCTTTATTGTCATTACTCATACATTCTAAAGAACATCGTGAAGTGTTGACCAGAATTTTGAATGAGGCACATATATCAGAAAATATTACGGTAGGTCACTTGGAAAACATGGTCAATCAAATTTTTGAGGTGAATAGAATCACTTTCACTGATGATGAATTGCCCTTGGAAGGATCTGGACATAATAGGGCTCTACATTTAACCGTGAAATGTGAAGAACACTATGTGAAGAGAGTCATGGTCGATGGAGGATCAAGTGTAGACATATGCCCTCTTTCCACTTTGCAGA CGGAGTTTGGAATCACTTTCCAAGTTATTGACATGGACACGTCTTACAATCTGCTTTTGGGTAGGCCATGGATCCACATGGCAAAAGCTCTGCCATCTACTCTACACCAAGTGGTCAAGTTTGAACATGACAAACAAGAAATCATTGTCCATGTTGAAGATGATCTCCCAATCACCCGAGATCCTTAA